One part of the Ascaphus truei isolate aAscTru1 unplaced genomic scaffold, aAscTru1.hap1 HAP1_SCAFFOLD_145, whole genome shotgun sequence genome encodes these proteins:
- the PSMC5 gene encoding 26S proteasome regulatory subunit 8, which yields MVRMAPPGECKEAGDQMELEETRGGSGLRQYYLSKIEDLQLVVNEKSQNLRRLQAQRNELNAKVRLLREELQLLQEQGSYVGEVVRAMDKKKVLVKVHPEGKFVVDVDKNIDINDVTPNCRVALRNDSYTLHKILPNKVDPLVSLMMVEKVPDSTYEMIGGLDKQIKEIKEVIELPVKHPELFEALGIAQPKGVLLYGPPGTGKTLLARAVAHHTDCTFIRVSGSELVQKFIGEGARMVRELFVMAREHAPSIIFMDEIDSIGSSRLEGGSGGDSEVQRTMLELLNQLDGFEATKNIKVIMATNRIDILDSALLRPGRIDRKIEFPPPNEEAFRRVFDAPGRKGTAASSVLRISLGNRPVAGYALEFRTITAGTRWSDEALADAFWQGLSESLTDELGAQERPTDLKELIGLRIRVDQRLQESRKNSTSARYTGTAEPCLPGVKEPMQIGSNKLSP from the exons ATGGAGTTGGAGGAGACCCGCGGTGGCAGTGGGCTGCGCCAGTATTACCTGTCCAAGATCGAGGATCTACAG CTGGTCGTCAACGAGAAGAGCCAGAACCTGAGGCGTCTTCAGGCGCAGAGGAACGAGCTGAACGCGAAAG TGCGTCTCCTCCGGGAGGAGCTGCAGCTGCTTCAGGAGCAGGGATCGTacgtgggggaggtggtgagagcCATGGACAAGAAGAAGGTGCTGGTCAAG GTTCATCCCGAGGGGAAGTTTGTGGTGGATGTCGATAAAAATATTGATATCAACGAC gtgaCCCCTAATTGCCGCGTGGCCCTGCGCAACGACAGCTACACCCTGCACAAGATCCTGCCCAACAAGGTGGACCCACTGGTGTCGCTGATGATGGTGGAGAAGGTGCCGGACTCCACGTACGAGATGATCGGCGGCCTGGACAAGCAGATCAAGGAGATCAAGGAGGTGATCGAGCTGCCGGTCAAGCACCCCGAGCTCTTTGAGGCCCTGGGGATCGCCCAGCccaag GGGGTGCTGCTGTATGGGCCGCCTGGTACCGGGAAGACCCTGCTAGCCCGAGCTGTGGCCCATCACACAGACTGCACCTTCATCCGGGTGTCCGGCTCCGAGCTCGTGCAGAAGTTCATCGGGGAGG gCGCCCGCATGGTGCGTGAGCTTTTCGTCATGGCCCGTGAGCACGCTCCCTCCATCATCTTCATGGACGAGATCGACTCCATCGGCTCCTCGCGGCTGGAGGGCGGCTCCGGAGGGGACAGCGAGGTCCAGCGCACGATGCTGGAGCTGCTCAACCAGCTGGACGGCTTTGAGGCGACGAAAAACATCAAG GTCATCATGGCAACCAACAGAATTGATATCTTGGACTCGGCTCTGCTGCGTCCCGGCCGCATTGACAGGAAGATCGAGTTCCCCCCGCCCAACGAAgag GCGTTCCGCAGAGTGTTCGACGCGCCTGGACGCAAGGGAACGGCGGCTTCTTCCGTGTTACGTATCTCCCTGGGTAATCGCCCCGTCGCCGGATATGCTCTCGAGTTCCGCACTATTACCGCCGGGACCAGGTGGAGCGACGAGGCACTGGCAGACGCTTTCTGGCAAGGCCTTTCTGAGTCCCTGACGGACGAGCTCGGTGCACAAGAGCGTCCCACTGACCTGAAGGAACTCATCGGCCTACGCATCCGGGTTGATCAGCGATTGCAGGAGAGCAGAAAGAACTCGACATCGGCAAGGTACACAGGTACGGCTGAACCGTGCCTTCCCGGTGTCAAGGAACCCATGCAAATCGGCAGCAACAAGCTGTCCCCCG